In one Leptospira fletcheri genomic region, the following are encoded:
- a CDS encoding cytochrome C oxidase subunit IV family protein encodes MELFLNYALYIIVSIGFLIPFTGFVIGAGAIVNATVAGALVNFAAQIVEEDKLKAFLDKNKNTAIGKALQQAVDTGKTKLNPVAAPKAHSSEEAHGEHHLISVQTYALVFAALIIGTILTVWVAGIDFGAANTIIAMLVATIKASLVLAYFMHLKYDNLMNRVIFGSGFLFLLLLFGFSVADIFTRSKIYLGFPY; translated from the coding sequence ATGGAACTGTTTCTCAACTACGCTCTTTACATTATTGTTAGCATCGGATTTTTAATTCCTTTTACGGGATTCGTGATCGGCGCAGGCGCGATCGTAAACGCAACTGTTGCAGGTGCGCTCGTGAATTTCGCGGCCCAGATCGTAGAGGAAGACAAACTCAAAGCCTTTTTGGATAAAAACAAAAATACTGCGATCGGAAAAGCGCTTCAACAAGCCGTAGATACCGGTAAAACGAAATTAAATCCTGTAGCCGCACCGAAGGCTCATTCTTCCGAGGAAGCTCATGGAGAACACCATCTGATTTCCGTGCAAACGTATGCACTGGTGTTCGCCGCTTTGATCATCGGCACAATCTTGACCGTTTGGGTGGCTGGAATCGATTTTGGAGCCGCAAACACGATCATAGCAATGCTGGTTGCTACTATCAAAGCTTCCCTGGTGCTCGCATATTTCATGCACCTCAAATACGACAACCTGATGAACCGAGTCATTTTCGGCTCCGGCTTCCTGTTTTTGTTGCTCCTGTTCGGATTCAGCGTAGCCGATATCTTTACTCGTTCCAAAATTTATCTCGGTTTCCCTTACTAA
- a CDS encoding LIC_13215 family putative lipoprotein: protein MEFDPRKLSTALFVLSLVLQCKPRIPEVGKTIEISELGLIFDYEGWTYGEDASEQYEYRAKQKSRSDQKKQDLKVLFYLIDSEENSKSGIRTSINFISEPIPVKYSKATLDDYVASMGALYSNVYRNYQMLSVPQKISLGNHKAALLEAKFLLESSGRETEIHTYQIVFLKEGSAYVISASTPETEFKTKGSKLLGTLMRIRGNEKP, encoded by the coding sequence ATGGAATTCGATCCGAGAAAACTTTCGACCGCTTTGTTCGTGTTGTCTTTGGTTCTGCAATGCAAGCCTCGAATTCCTGAAGTCGGTAAAACGATAGAGATCTCCGAATTAGGTTTGATTTTCGATTACGAAGGATGGACCTACGGTGAAGACGCTTCCGAACAGTATGAATACCGGGCGAAACAAAAATCCAGATCGGATCAAAAAAAACAGGATTTGAAAGTTCTATTCTATCTGATCGATTCCGAAGAGAATTCGAAATCCGGGATCCGAACCAGCATCAATTTCATCTCGGAGCCGATACCGGTAAAGTATTCGAAAGCGACACTGGACGACTACGTCGCCTCCATGGGAGCATTGTATTCCAATGTGTACAGGAACTATCAGATGCTTAGTGTTCCCCAAAAGATCTCATTAGGAAATCATAAAGCGGCCCTTCTGGAAGCGAAGTTTCTTCTGGAAAGCTCGGGCCGGGAAACGGAAATTCACACTTACCAAATCGTATTCCTAAAAGAAGGATCCGCTTACGTCATCTCCGCTTCCACACCGGAAACGGAATTTAAGACCAAGGGATCGAAATTACTCGGCACCCTGATGCGGATCCGCGGAAACGAGAAACCGTAA
- a CDS encoding bacteriohemerythrin, with protein sequence MKESTVGRIRTIWQTFDMALNIPAIDKQHLWLIAMIVELEQDLENEDPVKMEDNFTRTLTRALDYTIEHFSLEEKILEIVKYPKLGQHRVQHTRFVAVLRRRARERVTGDYKKAALNLLRNLRTWLFQHILSEDRGYMDILTAHYEEIKDWLELQLGNSMHRDEIEDLYTRVNNPNGKFHQTEFQTIGEDNLKIISELWFRYKLKTGIAIVDMQHLWLLQLLVNTEKLHRQRLKQEIRSEILTVKLKEALSATIDYIKEHFGTEEAIMRKFNFHDTNSHMKQHRDFNALIGDLVLRSKDDDTDAISKLLQDLKEWLISHIAVEDKKLFYFFRSRLGEVNDFVRQLNQQGKIHIWKDAVSIYKLLVEYQEAPSLHV encoded by the coding sequence GTGAAGGAAAGCACGGTCGGAAGAATAAGAACCATCTGGCAAACCTTTGATATGGCCTTGAATATTCCGGCGATCGACAAACAGCATCTTTGGTTGATCGCGATGATTGTGGAGTTGGAACAGGACCTTGAGAACGAAGATCCCGTAAAAATGGAGGATAATTTTACGAGGACCTTAACCAGGGCTCTGGATTATACGATCGAACATTTTTCCCTCGAGGAAAAGATTCTGGAAATAGTGAAGTATCCCAAGTTGGGTCAACACAGAGTGCAACACACCAGATTTGTAGCCGTTTTAAGGAGGCGGGCTAGGGAAAGGGTTACCGGCGATTATAAAAAGGCCGCTTTGAATCTTTTGAGGAACCTAAGGACTTGGCTTTTCCAACATATTCTTTCGGAAGATCGGGGCTACATGGACATCTTAACCGCTCATTACGAGGAAATCAAGGATTGGTTGGAGTTACAGCTTGGAAACTCCATGCATAGGGACGAGATAGAAGATTTGTACACAAGGGTGAATAACCCCAACGGGAAATTTCATCAAACGGAATTCCAGACGATCGGAGAGGACAACCTGAAAATCATCTCCGAGCTCTGGTTCAGATACAAACTCAAGACGGGGATAGCGATCGTGGATATGCAGCATCTTTGGCTATTGCAGTTGCTGGTAAACACGGAAAAGTTGCATCGCCAAAGATTAAAGCAGGAGATCCGTAGCGAGATACTTACGGTGAAGCTCAAAGAAGCGCTTTCTGCGACTATAGATTACATTAAGGAACATTTCGGTACCGAGGAAGCTATCATGAGGAAATTCAATTTCCATGATACGAATTCCCATATGAAACAACACCGTGATTTCAACGCGTTGATCGGGGATTTGGTTTTGAGAAGTAAGGACGACGATACGGACGCGATTTCCAAACTTTTACAGGATCTTAAGGAATGGCTGATCAGCCATATCGCGGTCGAGGACAAAAAACTATTCTATTTTTTCCGATCGAGACTGGGGGAAGTGAACGACTTCGTTCGCCAACTGAATCAGCAAGGAAAAATCCATATATGGAAGGATGCGGTAAGCATTTATAAGCTGCTGGTCGAATACCAGGAAGCGCCCTCTCTTCACGTCTAA